The following proteins come from a genomic window of Spongiibacter tropicus DSM 19543:
- a CDS encoding ABC transporter ATP-binding protein has protein sequence MSSVISVRDVSKVYASGFQALKGVSLEIERGEIFALLGPNGAGKTTLISIICGIVNASSGSVSAAGHDIVSDYRRARSRIGLVPQELSTDGFESVWSTITFSRGLFGKPKDPAYLEQILRQLSLWDKRHERIMALSGGMKRRVMIAKALSHEPEILFLDEPTAGVDVELRRDMWEMVRGLRERGVTIILTTHYIEEAEEMADRIGVIRRGQLMLVEEKHQLMEKLGQKQLRLQLQKPLLTIPEELQSYPLSLSDDGLELVYHYDSQSEQTGIAELFRRLESHGIDYKDLHSTQRSLEDIFVSLVSEQEQ, from the coding sequence GTGTCTTCAGTTATCAGTGTTCGTGACGTCAGCAAGGTTTACGCCTCCGGGTTTCAGGCTCTGAAAGGCGTGAGTCTGGAGATTGAGCGTGGCGAGATTTTTGCCCTGCTCGGTCCGAATGGCGCGGGGAAAACCACGCTTATCAGTATTATTTGCGGCATTGTGAATGCCAGCAGTGGCTCGGTGAGCGCTGCGGGGCACGATATTGTGAGTGACTACCGACGCGCTCGCAGTCGGATTGGGCTGGTGCCTCAAGAGCTGTCGACCGATGGCTTTGAAAGTGTCTGGTCTACCATTACCTTCAGTCGGGGGCTGTTTGGCAAGCCGAAAGACCCCGCTTACCTTGAGCAAATACTGCGGCAGTTGTCGCTGTGGGATAAGCGCCACGAGCGCATTATGGCGCTGTCGGGGGGAATGAAGCGCCGGGTGATGATTGCCAAGGCACTGTCTCACGAACCGGAAATCCTGTTCCTCGACGAGCCCACTGCGGGGGTGGATGTTGAGCTGCGTAGGGATATGTGGGAGATGGTGAGGGGTCTGCGTGAGCGCGGTGTCACCATCATTCTCACCACCCACTATATCGAAGAGGCCGAGGAGATGGCGGACCGCATTGGCGTGATTCGTCGCGGTCAGCTGATGCTGGTTGAAGAAAAGCATCAGTTGATGGAAAAGCTCGGCCAGAAGCAGCTTCGCCTGCAATTACAGAAGCCCTTGCTGACAATCCCTGAAGAGTTGCAGAGCTATCCTCTGAGCCTCAGCGATGACGGCCTGGAGCTGGTTTATCACTACGACAGCCAGAGCGAGCAAACCGGTATCGCCGAGCTTTTTCGGCGGCTGGAAAGTCACGGCATTGACTACAAAGATCTACACTCCACGCAGCGTTCGCTGGAAGATATTTTTGTTAGCTTGGTCAGCGAACAGGAGCAATAA
- a CDS encoding TetR/AcrR family transcriptional regulator, whose amino-acid sequence MTDTPSCSKPSGAYHHGNLRAQLLDVAARLLRDEGEAGLSMRRLAQELGVSRTAPYHHFSDKHSLLCGIAEEGFRRFRETCCAPALWQPSTFDEAALLEFARQYTAFALSHAEYYDLMFGGKLWKSSTPTDSLKAEGYAAFRDFVSCIRTLQQQGGIAAEVDVLRFAQLCWSTLHGMSRLLIDGIYLDVATVDDMSATAAAMLWRQCRPA is encoded by the coding sequence ATGACTGATACTCCTTCTTGCAGCAAGCCTTCCGGGGCCTATCATCACGGCAATCTGCGCGCGCAGCTGTTGGATGTCGCGGCGCGCTTGCTGCGCGATGAGGGTGAGGCGGGGTTGTCGATGCGTCGACTGGCGCAGGAGTTGGGGGTGTCGCGCACCGCGCCCTACCACCATTTCAGTGACAAGCACAGTTTGCTTTGTGGCATTGCGGAAGAGGGCTTCCGGCGATTTCGTGAGACCTGCTGTGCCCCGGCGCTGTGGCAGCCGTCGACCTTCGACGAGGCCGCATTGCTGGAATTTGCCCGCCAGTACACCGCCTTCGCCCTGTCCCACGCCGAGTACTACGACTTGATGTTCGGCGGCAAACTTTGGAAGTCCAGCACACCCACTGACAGCCTCAAGGCAGAGGGCTATGCCGCGTTCCGCGACTTTGTCAGCTGCATCCGTACGCTTCAGCAGCAAGGAGGGATTGCCGCCGAGGTGGACGTCCTGCGCTTTGCACAGCTCTGCTGGTCGACATTGCACGGCATGAGCCGCCTGCTGATTGACGGTATTTATCTGGATGTTGCCACCGTTGATGATATGTCGGCCACCGCGGCCGCGATGCTCTGGCGACAATGCCGGCCGGCATAG
- a CDS encoding FAD-dependent oxidoreductase, with protein sequence MSAAYPNLLQPLDLGFTTLKNRVLMGSMHTGLEEAEDGFERMAAFFAERARGGVSLIVTGGIGPNQRAATHEHTKILRSEADCAGHRIVTDAVHAEGGKICMQILHTGRYAFNEKPLAPSAIRAPINAFTPEAASEADIEEQIQDFVRSASLAQQAGYDGVEIMGSEGYFINQFLAARTNQRDDDWGGSYENRMRLAVDVVRRVREAVGEQFIIIYRLSMLDLVEGGSSYDEILQLGKAIEAAGATLINTGIGWHEARIPTIATKVPRAAFTWVTAKFRQQLSIPVITSNRINTPEVAEEVLARGDADMVSMARPFLADPDFVAKAAAGRSESINTCIGCNQACLDHIFTGRMTSCLVNPRACHETELLILPTTEPKTFDVIGAGPAGLAFACTAAERGHRVRLYDADPVIGGQFNIARKVPGKEEFNETLRYFRKRLDAAGVELHLGQRVNSEQLNNSDADAVILATGIIPRRPEIPGIDHPMVVNYLDVLRDDKPVGKRVAIIGAGGIGFDVAEALSHSSDASQNIATFMREWGVDMSLQSRGGIEGVTPQPSPSPRQITLLQRKASKVGNGLGKTTGWIHRAGLQHKGVEMLAGCEYLRIDDDGLHIRQGSEERCIGVDNVVICAGQEPNRQLADGLNKTVHLIGGADLAAELDAKRAIDQGTRLAASL encoded by the coding sequence ATGAGCGCCGCTTACCCCAACCTGCTCCAGCCCCTCGACCTGGGCTTTACCACACTCAAGAACCGCGTATTAATGGGCTCTATGCACACTGGGCTGGAAGAAGCCGAGGACGGCTTTGAGCGTATGGCGGCGTTCTTTGCCGAGCGCGCCCGGGGCGGCGTTTCACTGATCGTCACCGGCGGCATCGGCCCGAATCAGCGCGCGGCCACGCACGAGCACACCAAAATTCTGCGCAGCGAAGCCGACTGCGCGGGTCACCGCATTGTCACCGATGCGGTCCACGCCGAAGGCGGCAAAATCTGTATGCAGATTCTGCACACAGGTCGCTACGCCTTTAACGAGAAACCGCTGGCACCGTCGGCGATTCGTGCACCGATAAACGCCTTTACGCCCGAAGCGGCCAGTGAAGCCGATATCGAGGAGCAGATTCAGGACTTTGTGCGCAGCGCCAGCCTGGCTCAGCAGGCGGGCTACGACGGCGTGGAGATTATGGGCTCGGAAGGCTACTTCATTAATCAGTTCCTCGCCGCGCGCACCAACCAGCGCGACGACGACTGGGGCGGCAGTTATGAGAACCGCATGCGCCTCGCCGTAGACGTGGTTCGCCGGGTACGCGAAGCCGTCGGCGAACAGTTCATCATTATCTACCGGCTGTCGATGCTGGACCTCGTTGAAGGCGGCAGCAGCTATGATGAAATTCTGCAACTGGGCAAGGCTATCGAAGCCGCTGGCGCAACGCTGATCAACACCGGCATTGGCTGGCACGAGGCGCGGATTCCCACCATCGCCACCAAGGTACCCCGCGCGGCATTTACCTGGGTCACCGCTAAATTCCGCCAGCAACTGAGTATTCCCGTCATCACTTCCAACCGCATTAATACCCCGGAAGTTGCGGAAGAAGTGTTGGCGCGCGGTGATGCCGATATGGTGTCGATGGCGCGCCCCTTTCTGGCCGACCCCGATTTTGTCGCCAAAGCCGCGGCCGGTCGCAGCGAGTCCATCAACACCTGTATTGGCTGCAACCAGGCCTGTCTGGACCACATTTTCACCGGCCGTATGACCAGCTGCCTGGTCAACCCTCGCGCCTGTCACGAGACGGAGTTATTGATTCTGCCCACAACAGAGCCCAAGACCTTCGACGTGATCGGTGCCGGCCCAGCCGGACTGGCCTTTGCCTGCACCGCCGCCGAACGCGGTCATCGTGTGCGCCTGTACGATGCCGACCCAGTGATAGGTGGCCAGTTCAACATTGCTCGCAAAGTGCCCGGCAAAGAGGAATTTAACGAAACCCTGCGCTACTTCCGTAAGCGTCTGGACGCGGCTGGTGTAGAACTGCATTTGGGCCAGCGCGTGAATAGTGAGCAACTGAATAACAGTGATGCCGACGCAGTCATCCTCGCCACCGGCATCATCCCGCGGCGTCCGGAGATTCCCGGCATCGATCATCCCATGGTAGTGAACTACCTGGACGTACTGCGCGATGACAAGCCCGTCGGCAAACGCGTCGCCATTATCGGCGCCGGCGGTATCGGCTTCGATGTCGCCGAAGCCCTCAGTCACAGCAGCGATGCCAGTCAGAATATTGCAACGTTCATGCGTGAGTGGGGCGTGGACATGAGCCTGCAGTCACGGGGGGGCATCGAAGGCGTGACGCCGCAACCCAGCCCGTCACCACGCCAGATCACCCTGCTGCAACGCAAAGCCAGCAAGGTGGGCAATGGACTGGGAAAAACCACCGGCTGGATCCATCGCGCCGGCCTTCAGCACAAAGGCGTGGAGATGCTGGCGGGATGCGAATATCTGCGCATCGACGATGACGGCCTGCACATTCGCCAAGGCAGTGAGGAACGCTGCATTGGCGTCGACAACGTAGTGATCTGTGCGGGACAGGAACCCAACCGCCAGTTAGCCGATGGCCTGAACAAAACCGTGCACCTGATTGGTGGTGCTGATCTCGCCGCCGAACTGGATGCCAAGCGCGCGATTGATCAGGGCACTCGCTTGGCCGCCTCCCTGTAA
- the trmB gene encoding tRNA (guanine(46)-N(7))-methyltransferase TrmB, whose translation MKKRSDGSPSRRVESSQQGIHERLEETVRKHLAHPFRKPYAAHNIEAFAQAQQWLASRNQPLILDSFCGVGESSWRLAERFPDCVIIGVDKSAARLQKHTSHRGSERDNYLLLRADVDDFWRLAVDAGWQPRAHYLLYPNPWPKPGQLSLRVHGSPLFASLLALGGEMELRSNWPVYVDEFCAALQLAGRDASSECFVPKTTLTPFERKYHEAGQALWRVCSPALSPIPG comes from the coding sequence ATGAAAAAACGCAGCGACGGCAGCCCCTCACGCCGCGTTGAAAGCAGCCAGCAGGGTATTCATGAGCGTCTGGAAGAGACCGTGCGTAAACATCTGGCCCATCCGTTTCGCAAGCCCTATGCCGCCCACAACATCGAGGCATTTGCGCAGGCCCAGCAATGGTTGGCCTCGCGAAACCAGCCACTAATCCTCGATTCTTTCTGCGGCGTTGGCGAGAGCAGTTGGCGGCTGGCCGAGCGCTTTCCCGACTGCGTCATCATCGGCGTGGACAAGTCTGCCGCGCGACTGCAAAAACATACATCTCATCGAGGCAGCGAGCGAGACAACTATCTGTTGCTACGCGCCGATGTCGATGACTTCTGGCGACTGGCCGTCGATGCAGGCTGGCAGCCCCGCGCACACTACCTCCTCTACCCCAATCCCTGGCCCAAACCCGGCCAGCTAAGCCTGCGAGTACACGGCTCACCGCTGTTTGCCAGCCTTCTGGCACTCGGCGGGGAAATGGAGCTGCGCAGTAACTGGCCAGTGTATGTGGATGAGTTCTGCGCCGCACTGCAACTCGCAGGGCGCGACGCCAGTAGCGAATGCTTCGTGCCGAAGACAACGCTCACGCCCTTTGAGCGCAAGTACCACGAGGCAGGACAAGCACTGTGGCGCGTCTGCAGCCCGGCGCTGTCACCCATCCCCGGATAG
- a CDS encoding MAPEG family protein produces MTIALWCVLIAGMMSPLTGLLAKSGKVDGKRYDNNHPRQWLAKLEGRPARAVAAMNNSFESFPLFAAAVIIAHIGGAAQETVNMLAMGYIAVRVLYTAFYLMNLGALRSATWGAGVAIVVALFCIVP; encoded by the coding sequence ATGACAATTGCACTGTGGTGTGTCTTGATTGCCGGCATGATGTCGCCGTTGACCGGGCTATTGGCTAAAAGTGGTAAGGTTGATGGCAAACGCTATGACAACAACCATCCGCGCCAGTGGCTGGCCAAGTTAGAGGGGCGCCCGGCGCGAGCTGTGGCGGCGATGAACAACAGCTTTGAAAGCTTCCCCTTGTTCGCGGCCGCCGTCATCATTGCCCACATCGGTGGTGCGGCGCAGGAGACGGTGAACATGCTGGCGATGGGCTATATTGCGGTACGAGTGCTCTACACCGCCTTTTATCTGATGAATCTGGGCGCGTTGCGCAGTGCGACCTGGGGCGCGGGTGTAGCGATCGTGGTGGCGCTGTTCTGTATTGTTCCTTGA
- the cysE gene encoding serine O-acetyltransferase: MNTPVAAVDKVWQQIREETAEEVQREPVLASFLHATILNHDALEDALSFHLAQMLASPAASALLVREVIDKAFAADTDIRCALRADLCAVLERDSACSRLSVPFLYFKGYHALQSYRVSHWLWQQGRRSLALFFQNRISGEFGVDIHPAAKMGRGVMMDHATGIVIGETAVVGNNVSLMQSVTLGGTGKEHGDRHPKVSDGVLISAGAKILGNIRIGEGSHISAGSVVLKEVPPHSLVAGVPAKVIGTPDCEAPALSMNHSACCDD; encoded by the coding sequence ATGAATACACCCGTAGCCGCCGTCGATAAGGTCTGGCAACAAATCCGCGAAGAAACCGCGGAGGAAGTGCAGCGCGAGCCGGTACTGGCCAGCTTTCTTCACGCAACGATCCTCAATCACGACGCACTGGAAGATGCGCTGAGTTTTCATCTGGCGCAAATGCTCGCCAGCCCGGCCGCCTCTGCCCTGCTCGTCCGAGAGGTCATTGATAAGGCATTCGCAGCCGACACCGACATTCGATGCGCCTTGCGCGCCGACCTCTGCGCGGTACTGGAGCGCGACTCGGCCTGCAGCCGTCTGTCGGTACCCTTTCTGTATTTCAAGGGGTATCACGCCCTGCAATCCTACCGGGTATCGCACTGGCTGTGGCAGCAGGGGCGACGCTCGCTCGCACTGTTCTTTCAGAATCGTATCAGCGGTGAGTTCGGCGTGGATATTCACCCGGCAGCGAAGATGGGACGCGGCGTGATGATGGATCACGCCACCGGCATCGTCATTGGTGAGACCGCCGTGGTCGGCAATAACGTCTCACTGATGCAGTCAGTCACTCTGGGCGGCACCGGCAAAGAACACGGCGATCGCCACCCTAAAGTATCCGATGGCGTGCTGATCAGTGCGGGCGCCAAAATCCTCGGCAATATTCGAATTGGTGAGGGCTCACATATATCGGCGGGCAGCGTAGTGCTGAAAGAAGTGCCTCCCCACAGTCTGGTGGCCGGGGTTCCGGCTAAAGTCATCGGCACCCCGGACTGCGAAGCACCGGCGCTGTCGATGAATCACAGCGCCTGCTGCGACGATTAG
- a CDS encoding acyltransferase: MRQDRRPYWVKKNYLRFRHWYTMHFLKPACDDLGDYPTFMKPWYISISGPNIRIGKCATVIAEPEARIKIGVWGREPDQGKITIGDYVLISPGGRISASDEIVIGDSVMMANGVYITDSDWHDLYDRTARSPEVKPVHIGNNVWLGDHSTVLKGVTIGENSVVAAGAVVSKNVPPNVVVAGNPATVVKQLDPERPMRTRADYFADPAELQAFFDSVDRMVLGKNGTLNWLRCLLKPGRKD; encoded by the coding sequence ATGCGTCAGGATCGACGCCCCTATTGGGTGAAGAAAAACTATCTGCGTTTCCGGCACTGGTACACCATGCATTTTCTGAAGCCGGCCTGCGATGACCTAGGCGATTATCCCACGTTCATGAAGCCTTGGTATATCTCGATCTCAGGGCCGAATATTCGCATCGGCAAATGTGCGACGGTGATTGCGGAGCCGGAAGCCCGAATCAAAATCGGGGTGTGGGGACGAGAGCCGGATCAGGGAAAAATCACCATTGGGGATTACGTGCTGATCAGTCCCGGCGGGCGCATTTCTGCCAGCGATGAGATTGTCATTGGCGACAGTGTGATGATGGCCAACGGTGTGTATATTACAGACAGCGACTGGCATGACCTCTATGATCGGACAGCCCGCAGCCCCGAGGTAAAGCCGGTACATATCGGTAATAACGTTTGGCTGGGTGATCACAGCACCGTGTTGAAAGGTGTGACGATTGGTGAGAACAGTGTCGTGGCGGCCGGAGCTGTCGTCAGTAAAAACGTGCCACCCAATGTGGTGGTGGCGGGAAATCCGGCAACGGTGGTCAAGCAACTCGATCCCGAGCGTCCTATGCGCACACGGGCCGACTATTTTGCCGATCCCGCAGAACTGCAAGCTTTCTTCGACAGCGTTGACCGCATGGTGCTGGGTAAAAACGGTACCTTGAACTGGTTGCGTTGTTTGCTGAAACCCGGGCGAAAAGACTGA